One stretch of Deinococcus radiopugnans ATCC 19172 DNA includes these proteins:
- a CDS encoding branched-chain amino acid ABC transporter permease: MELSVLLPFIVNVIVGGLVLGFVYAIIALGYTMVYGVLQLINFAHSEVFITGAVVGFEIFRVLQDSAMNGYLKLLLALLAAMTVSGLLNVLIERLAYRPLRGAPRLVPLITAIGVSLILQDVLRFLEGLQGRFDLTYTLPTGFGNKFCATDSTCAPVGNFLRTIGVDVQLKDVILVVVALVSLLVLNYVVNRTRLGKAIRAVSQDRVTAGLMGIDSNRMISATFLIGGSLGGVSGVLFGMKFGTVNAYSGFDPGIIAFTAAVLGGIGSIPGAVLGGLLLGVIQNLIGVMNIFGNLLGFANLGTIDASYSKIGPFIVLVLILIFKPTGLLGKSNVEKV, encoded by the coding sequence TTGGAACTTTCTGTCCTGCTTCCCTTTATCGTCAACGTGATCGTGGGGGGCCTGGTGCTGGGCTTCGTCTACGCCATCATCGCGCTGGGCTACACCATGGTGTACGGCGTGCTGCAGCTGATCAATTTCGCGCACTCGGAAGTGTTCATCACGGGCGCCGTGGTGGGCTTCGAGATCTTTCGCGTGCTGCAGGACTCGGCCATGAACGGCTACCTGAAACTGCTGCTGGCGCTGCTGGCCGCCATGACCGTTTCGGGCCTGCTGAACGTGCTGATCGAGCGGCTGGCCTACCGCCCGCTGCGCGGCGCGCCCCGGCTGGTGCCGCTGATCACGGCAATTGGCGTCTCGCTGATCCTGCAAGACGTGCTGCGGTTCCTCGAAGGCCTGCAGGGCCGCTTTGACCTGACCTACACGCTGCCGACCGGGTTCGGCAACAAGTTCTGCGCCACCGACAGCACCTGCGCCCCGGTGGGCAATTTCCTGCGCACGATTGGCGTGGACGTGCAGCTCAAGGACGTGATTCTGGTGGTGGTGGCCCTGGTCAGCCTGCTGGTGCTGAACTACGTGGTCAACCGCACCCGGCTGGGCAAGGCCATTCGCGCCGTGTCGCAGGACCGCGTGACCGCCGGCCTGATGGGCATCGACTCCAACCGGATGATCAGCGCCACGTTCCTGATCGGTGGCTCACTGGGCGGCGTCAGCGGCGTGCTGTTCGGCATGAAGTTCGGCACGGTCAACGCCTACAGCGGCTTTGATCCGGGCATCATCGCCTTCACGGCGGCGGTGCTGGGCGGCATCGGTAGCATCCCCGGCGCGGTGTTGGGCGGGTTGTTGCTGGGCGTGATCCAGAACCTGATCGGCGTCATGAACATCTTCGGCAACCTGCTGGGCTTCGCCAACCTGGGCACCATCGACGCGAGCTATTCTAAGATCGGGCCGTTTATCGTGCTGGTGCTGATCCTGATCTTCAAGCCTACCGGCCTGCTCGGCAAGAGCAACGTGGAGAAAGTATGA
- a CDS encoding branched-chain amino acid ABC transporter permease, translated as MTVATPAKPAVRRPVVKPDRTILLVLFFVVTSVLLIISHQPGMMKSLGPFGDVLRNKVVEALVVSLFLANVLFAYLWKAANWAKLLVGIGSLLFVLPLAGQTDTSLLDLSIQIMIFAALALGLNIVVGLAGLLDLGYVAFFAVGAYTWSIFASPRFGEVLKYYGENPGATGSGTLAIGLVLTGVTAGSMLYIRGLHGRMAPTRLSSLSFLLAGFGLLSGIILVGRSILVLASGSAAAVASGINPGFFWLFLALSIMAAAIVGVLIGLPVLRLKGDYLAIITLGLGEVIRVLANNLGLYTAGSQGITPIGSAPVPWFNSLAGSLGFRPDQYSLLFLYVLVLIVIAVILLVNVRLDKSRIGRAWVAIRDDEIAAQAMGVPLMQTKLIAFATGASFAGVMGMIFAAKQTFISPESFNLLQSITVLSMVVLGGMGSFSGVILGAAVVTLLNLRILPGLGEASANVPWIPQEVNPANFNRFIFGSILVAMMLLRPEGLLPNKRVARELHHEDDQEDESEDGNASGLKQGGDVYSAGLATIKEDDRPGGER; from the coding sequence ATGACGGTGGCCACGCCCGCCAAGCCCGCGGTGCGCCGTCCGGTGGTCAAGCCGGACCGGACCATCCTGCTGGTGCTGTTTTTTGTCGTGACCTCCGTGTTGCTGATCATCTCGCACCAGCCGGGGATGATGAAGAGCCTGGGGCCGTTCGGCGACGTTCTGCGCAACAAGGTGGTGGAGGCGCTGGTCGTCTCGCTGTTCCTGGCCAATGTGCTGTTCGCCTACCTGTGGAAGGCCGCCAACTGGGCCAAACTGCTGGTGGGCATCGGAAGCCTGCTGTTCGTGTTGCCGCTGGCCGGGCAGACCGACACCAGCCTGCTGGACCTGAGCATCCAGATCATGATCTTCGCGGCGCTGGCGCTGGGCCTCAACATCGTGGTGGGTCTGGCCGGCCTGCTGGACCTGGGCTACGTGGCCTTTTTCGCGGTGGGCGCGTACACCTGGAGCATCTTCGCCAGCCCACGCTTCGGCGAGGTCCTCAAGTACTACGGCGAGAACCCCGGCGCGACCGGCAGCGGCACCCTGGCCATCGGGCTGGTGCTCACAGGGGTCACGGCCGGCAGCATGCTGTACATCCGTGGCCTGCACGGGCGCATGGCCCCCACCCGCCTGAGCAGCCTGAGCTTCCTGCTGGCGGGCTTCGGGCTGCTCTCGGGCATCATCCTGGTGGGCCGCTCGATCCTGGTGCTGGCCTCCGGCTCGGCGGCGGCGGTGGCCAGCGGCATCAACCCCGGCTTCTTCTGGCTGTTCCTGGCGCTGAGCATCATGGCCGCCGCCATCGTGGGCGTGCTGATCGGCCTGCCGGTGCTGCGGCTCAAGGGCGACTACCTGGCGATTATCACCCTGGGCCTGGGCGAGGTGATCCGGGTGCTGGCGAACAACCTGGGGCTGTACACCGCCGGTTCGCAGGGCATCACCCCCATCGGCTCGGCCCCGGTGCCGTGGTTCAACAGCCTGGCCGGATCGCTGGGCTTCCGGCCCGACCAGTATTCGCTGCTGTTCCTGTACGTGCTGGTGCTGATCGTGATCGCGGTGATCCTGCTGGTCAACGTGCGGCTGGACAAGAGCCGCATCGGGCGCGCGTGGGTGGCCATCCGGGACGACGAGATCGCCGCGCAGGCGATGGGCGTCCCCCTGATGCAGACCAAGCTGATCGCCTTTGCCACCGGGGCCAGCTTTGCCGGGGTGATGGGCATGATCTTCGCCGCCAAGCAGACCTTTATCAGCCCCGAGAGCTTCAACCTGTTGCAGAGCATCACAGTGCTGAGCATGGTGGTGCTGGGCGGCATGGGCTCGTTCAGCGGCGTGATTCTGGGCGCGGCGGTGGTCACGCTGCTGAACCTGCGCATCCTGCCGGGCCTGGGCGAGGCCAGCGCCAACGTGCCCTGGATTCCGCAGGAGGTCAACCCGGCGAACTTCAACCGTTTTATCTTCGGCTCGATTCTGGTGGCCATGATGCTGCTGCGGCCTGAAGGCTTGCTGCCCAACAAACGCGTGGCCCGCGAGCTGCACCACGAGGACGATCAGGAAGACGAGAGCGAGGACGGCAACGCCAGCGGGCTGAAGCAGGGCGGCGACGTGTACAGCGCCGGGCTGGCCACCATCAAGGAAGACGACCGCCCCGGAGGCGAGCGATGA